One window of the Kallotenue papyrolyticum genome contains the following:
- a CDS encoding MBL fold metallo-hydrolase — translation MLQITGFTVGPFAEHPYLLVCSETRQAWLIDPGAEAEQLWQALQAAGATLTAIVLTHAHLDHVGAVEALRAKANVPVYLHPADDLLLAQVPQQARMFGLHMEPVRPADHPLTHGQTLHCGASACRVLHTPGHSPGSVCLFWPAEQVLIAGDTLFQRGVGRTDLPGGDARALFASIRRELWPLPDATRVLPGHGEPTTIGEERRLNPFVGEAAGFGFV, via the coding sequence ATGCTGCAGATCACCGGTTTTACGGTCGGACCGTTCGCAGAACATCCCTACCTGCTGGTCTGTTCTGAGACGCGGCAGGCCTGGCTGATCGATCCCGGCGCCGAGGCCGAACAGCTCTGGCAGGCGCTGCAGGCGGCGGGCGCGACGCTGACGGCGATCGTGCTGACGCACGCCCATCTGGACCATGTCGGCGCGGTTGAAGCGTTGCGTGCCAAGGCCAACGTACCGGTCTATCTCCATCCCGCCGACGATCTGCTGCTGGCGCAGGTTCCACAGCAAGCGCGCATGTTCGGTCTCCACATGGAGCCGGTCCGTCCGGCGGATCATCCACTAACGCACGGCCAGACGCTGCACTGTGGCGCAAGCGCATGCCGGGTGCTGCACACGCCCGGTCACTCGCCCGGCAGCGTCTGCCTGTTCTGGCCCGCGGAGCAGGTGCTGATCGCCGGCGATACCCTGTTTCAGCGCGGCGTGGGTCGCACCGATCTGCCCGGCGGCGATGCGCGCGCACTGTTCGCCTCGATTCGCCGCGAGCTCTGGCCGCTGCCGGACGCGACGCGCGTGCTGCCCGGCCACGGCGAGCCCACCACTATCGGCGAGGAGCGGCGCCTCAATCCTTTTGTCGGCGAGGCAGCCGGCTTTGGTTTCGTCTAG
- a CDS encoding leucyl aminopeptidase: MQLTLSPTPLTEVETPLLISGVFADVPLPAALQQAFGDDAIDGRYKQTLLLGSSGGLKARRTLLIGLGPRAEASLERLRRAFAYALIRAQEANVSACAVALPELPQHDRDQLVRAVAEGLLLASYRFDQFKGAASQAAMRQQRPIEQVTLVGEGDAAAVELAQTVYRGVKLARDLGNEPPRVCTPTRLAEVAREIAARGGMRLTVLDREQMAELGMGGMLGVSQAAHEPPKFIVLEYGQKGRGKTIALVGKGITFDSGGISIKPAEKMDLMKMDMAGAAAVLGAMSVLADLKLPNLHVVGIVCATENLPGGGAFKPGDILRAMNGVTMEIINTDAEGRLVLADGLSYAQRYTPDAIIDLATLTGAVVVALGTHISGMITNNAELAARVKAAGERTGELVWELPLLPEYRDAVKSKIADIKNSAGRNAGSIIGGAFLEHFVDGRPWVHLDIAGTAWVEEPPKAEDQPKPYQRRGATGVGVRLLVDLLQHYAGEA; the protein is encoded by the coding sequence ATGCAACTCACGCTCAGCCCCACACCGCTCACCGAAGTTGAAACACCGCTGCTGATCAGCGGTGTTTTCGCCGATGTGCCGTTGCCTGCCGCGTTGCAGCAGGCCTTTGGCGACGATGCGATCGACGGACGCTATAAGCAGACCCTGCTGCTGGGCAGCAGCGGCGGCCTCAAAGCACGGCGCACCCTGCTGATCGGCCTGGGACCGCGCGCCGAGGCAAGCCTGGAGCGCCTGCGCCGCGCCTTTGCCTACGCCCTGATTCGCGCGCAGGAAGCCAACGTCAGCGCCTGCGCGGTGGCCCTGCCGGAGCTGCCGCAGCACGACCGCGATCAGCTGGTGCGCGCCGTGGCCGAGGGCTTGCTGCTGGCCAGCTATCGCTTCGACCAGTTCAAGGGCGCTGCCAGCCAGGCGGCCATGCGCCAGCAACGCCCGATCGAGCAGGTCACCCTGGTCGGCGAAGGCGACGCGGCAGCGGTGGAGCTGGCGCAGACGGTCTATCGAGGCGTCAAACTGGCGCGCGACCTGGGCAACGAGCCGCCACGCGTCTGCACGCCGACACGCCTGGCCGAGGTGGCCCGCGAGATCGCCGCGCGCGGCGGCATGCGCCTGACAGTGCTCGACCGCGAGCAGATGGCCGAGCTGGGCATGGGCGGCATGCTGGGCGTCAGTCAGGCGGCGCACGAGCCGCCCAAGTTCATCGTACTGGAGTACGGCCAGAAAGGGCGGGGCAAGACCATCGCGCTGGTCGGCAAGGGCATCACCTTCGACTCCGGCGGCATCTCGATCAAGCCCGCCGAGAAGATGGACCTGATGAAGATGGACATGGCCGGCGCGGCAGCGGTGCTGGGCGCGATGAGCGTCCTGGCCGATCTCAAGCTGCCCAACCTGCATGTCGTCGGCATCGTCTGTGCTACCGAGAACCTGCCCGGCGGCGGCGCCTTCAAGCCCGGCGACATCCTGCGGGCGATGAACGGCGTGACCATGGAGATCATCAACACCGACGCCGAGGGCCGCCTGGTACTGGCGGATGGGCTCTCCTACGCGCAACGCTACACGCCCGATGCGATCATCGATCTGGCCACGCTCACGGGTGCGGTGGTCGTGGCCCTGGGCACGCATATCAGCGGCATGATCACCAACAACGCTGAGCTGGCGGCGCGCGTCAAAGCCGCGGGCGAGCGCACCGGCGAGCTGGTCTGGGAACTGCCGCTGTTGCCGGAATACCGCGATGCGGTCAAGAGCAAGATCGCCGACATCAAAAACTCGGCGGGGCGCAATGCCGGCAGCATCATCGGCGGCGCGTTCCTGGAGCACTTCGTTGATGGGCGGCCCTGGGTACACCTCGATATCGCCGGCACCGCCTGGGTCGAGGAGCCGCCCAAGGCCGAGGATCAGCCCAAACCGTACCAGCGCCGTGGCGCAACCGGCGTGGGCGTGCGCCTACTGGTCGATCTGCTGCAGCACTACGCCGGCGAGGCGTAG
- a CDS encoding RDD family protein yields MDDQRFYTIDTPEQIAVEFDVAGLGSRILAALIDHLSIAVLLGLAGCLVIFAADWLSFDIEQTLVLVSIFAIGISLVLCGYFIFFETFWNGQTPGKRLLGLRMVRVGGRPLGFLGSVLRNVIRLIDFLPAFYALGLLVMFVDRRSRRLGDIAAGAIAVRERGALTLESLTQSRALPPPVPPATQITIPNLQVLRREDYELLVEFLQRRRALSPEARSRLAHQLVAGLELRLGVPIELVPPATEEQFLQQVVAEYQALHRRASPAGA; encoded by the coding sequence ATGGACGACCAACGCTTCTATACTATCGACACGCCCGAGCAGATCGCGGTCGAATTTGATGTTGCCGGCCTGGGCTCGCGCATCCTGGCAGCGCTGATCGATCACCTGAGCATTGCCGTGCTGCTGGGCCTGGCTGGATGCCTGGTGATCTTCGCCGCCGATTGGTTGAGCTTCGATATCGAGCAGACGCTGGTGTTGGTGTCGATCTTTGCGATCGGTATTTCGCTGGTGTTGTGCGGCTACTTCATTTTTTTTGAAACGTTCTGGAACGGCCAGACGCCTGGCAAGCGGCTGCTGGGGTTGCGCATGGTGCGCGTCGGCGGGCGGCCGCTGGGCTTTCTGGGCAGCGTGCTGCGCAACGTCATCCGCTTGATCGATTTCCTGCCGGCGTTCTATGCGCTGGGCCTGCTGGTGATGTTTGTCGATCGCCGTTCACGACGACTGGGTGATATCGCTGCAGGCGCAATCGCCGTGCGCGAGCGTGGTGCGTTGACGCTGGAGAGCCTGACGCAGTCCCGCGCTTTGCCGCCGCCGGTGCCGCCGGCTACCCAGATCACCATTCCCAATCTGCAGGTGCTGCGCCGTGAGGACTACGAGCTGCTGGTGGAGTTCCTGCAGCGCCGCCGCGCGCTCAGCCCAGAGGCGCGCAGCCGGCTGGCGCATCAGTTGGTTGCCGGTTTGGAGCTGCGCCTGGGCGTGCCGATCGAGCTAGTCCCCCCCGCGACTGAGGAGCAATTTCTGCAACAGGTCGTCGCCGAGTACCAGGCATTGCATCGGCGCGCCTCGCCCGCCGGCGCGTGA
- a CDS encoding DEAD/DEAH box helicase, which yields MSIVYLRCKRHNREQRLRFQLLQIVLDSAGRRVQRILTEANGEVVKGAWEYTPKPLESGIYCQHCLNEGKRTPQDIDPEDLRDLGLADEPIVFQAASRFRAQAAVDALREAFHDRLAAIRALPSREAIYADQGFVDQLHPGVSQPLKQRVLPRDGRLYAFQAEAVTTALKGHDIIVTTPTASGKTLTYTIPVFETLLRNPQATALYLSPLVALTEDQLESLSRFDVTNTDWGAKGERFSIHRVCRTFDTGAGRITVARYDGSVSTGDRQAIRERKPQYILTTPDMLHMSILGGAFKERQWSYLLRGLRYVVIDELHTYRGIMGAAFANLLRRLQRLCQLHGSNPLFLCASATMVDPAGTVERFIGRRPVVIDGTSADGAPQHFRCFVLWNGASSGQAMSTQAKDVLLHLLKQRVRTIAFCRSISEINDIYRFVRAELRDSGMSQPMLKPFMRELLPEEKRAIIQELKQGQIHAVISTTALSMGIDIGSLSAAVIVGFPGSIAQLWQQAGRAGRAGEGLIILIADTNPLDQFFANHPDVLFDLSAEPIYCNPDNPYIVRDHLLRAAVEAPLTTHDIAAFGPSALAIAEKLCSEGLLVADELSRLVPTEQGEKAATQPFRNISFSVPVMTENREVLVQVDAARAQRVLHLYAHYQLIDRYYRVTHCEIDMVKGQGHILVQELERPEYITMARVEREVAVIQPWTVKHNIAFTATYGHVRCQTDVTGYYKVPLFARTGPFVFQPLGKAAPPTLRYETQAFWLTFGNHLLSTYPLEERQAGLYSLAGALRLATAVEALCDVSDVEAFGVEHHPDTGVPTVIVYDTVPGGVGISETAFAALDRVLNRAEQILVECPYCSKHPESRGCPHCVTAQYGDEQTINRHVAIAICRALRTVAV from the coding sequence ATGAGTATCGTTTATCTGCGTTGTAAACGACACAATCGGGAGCAGCGTCTTCGCTTCCAGCTCCTGCAGATTGTTCTTGATAGTGCAGGACGCCGCGTTCAGCGGATACTCACCGAAGCTAATGGAGAAGTTGTCAAAGGCGCCTGGGAATACACCCCGAAACCGTTGGAATCGGGAATCTACTGTCAACATTGCCTCAACGAGGGCAAGCGGACCCCACAGGATATTGATCCAGAAGATCTGCGCGATCTCGGGTTAGCTGACGAGCCGATCGTCTTCCAAGCGGCGTCGCGGTTTCGGGCGCAGGCAGCGGTCGATGCGCTGCGCGAGGCCTTTCACGACCGACTAGCAGCGATCAGAGCATTGCCTAGTCGTGAAGCCATCTATGCAGACCAAGGCTTCGTCGATCAATTGCATCCTGGCGTATCGCAACCCCTGAAGCAAAGAGTGCTGCCGCGGGATGGCCGTCTGTATGCCTTTCAGGCTGAGGCAGTCACGACTGCCCTAAAGGGGCATGATATCATCGTCACAACCCCTACGGCCAGCGGTAAGACCCTAACATACACGATTCCGGTGTTCGAAACGTTGTTGCGTAACCCCCAGGCTACGGCGCTCTATCTATCCCCACTGGTAGCCCTGACAGAGGATCAGCTGGAATCGCTCTCGCGGTTTGATGTCACAAACACGGACTGGGGTGCAAAAGGGGAGCGGTTCTCAATCCATCGTGTCTGTCGCACTTTCGATACGGGAGCTGGACGTATCACTGTGGCGCGCTACGATGGCTCAGTGAGTACCGGCGACCGTCAGGCAATTCGTGAGCGGAAGCCCCAGTACATTCTTACGACGCCGGACATGCTTCACATGTCGATCCTTGGCGGCGCCTTCAAAGAACGCCAGTGGAGTTATCTGCTGCGCGGGTTACGGTATGTTGTGATCGACGAACTACACACATACCGTGGCATCATGGGGGCAGCATTTGCCAATCTTCTTCGGCGTCTGCAACGCCTATGCCAGCTGCACGGCTCAAACCCGCTGTTCTTGTGCGCTTCGGCGACCATGGTCGATCCCGCCGGTACGGTGGAACGCTTTATCGGTCGTCGGCCCGTTGTTATCGATGGAACGTCGGCTGATGGCGCGCCACAGCACTTTCGATGTTTCGTGCTCTGGAACGGTGCTAGCAGTGGGCAGGCGATGTCAACCCAGGCCAAGGACGTACTGCTCCATCTCCTGAAGCAGCGTGTGCGCACAATCGCCTTCTGCCGTTCGATCAGCGAAATCAACGACATCTATCGATTCGTACGCGCAGAACTCCGCGATTCGGGGATGAGCCAGCCCATGCTCAAGCCGTTCATGCGCGAGCTGCTACCAGAGGAGAAGCGAGCGATTATTCAGGAGTTGAAGCAGGGCCAGATTCATGCAGTGATTTCGACCACGGCCTTGTCGATGGGGATCGATATCGGAAGTCTCTCTGCTGCAGTTATTGTAGGATTCCCAGGATCGATTGCACAGCTCTGGCAGCAGGCCGGACGCGCCGGTCGTGCCGGCGAAGGGCTGATCATCCTCATCGCCGATACCAATCCCTTGGATCAGTTTTTTGCCAATCATCCCGACGTCCTGTTTGATCTGAGCGCGGAGCCGATCTACTGCAATCCTGATAATCCCTACATTGTCCGCGACCATCTCCTGCGGGCAGCGGTTGAAGCTCCGTTGACTACCCACGATATCGCAGCCTTTGGCCCATCGGCACTGGCGATAGCAGAGAAGCTATGCTCGGAAGGCCTGTTGGTGGCTGATGAGCTGAGCAGACTGGTTCCGACTGAGCAAGGAGAGAAAGCAGCAACGCAACCGTTCCGCAACATTAGCTTCTCGGTCCCTGTGATGACCGAAAATCGTGAGGTTCTGGTACAAGTCGACGCCGCGCGGGCGCAGCGTGTCCTCCATCTCTACGCGCACTACCAGCTTATTGATCGTTATTATCGCGTGACGCACTGTGAGATCGATATGGTGAAGGGCCAAGGACATATCCTCGTTCAAGAACTTGAGCGACCCGAGTACATCACCATGGCGCGTGTCGAGCGGGAGGTGGCTGTGATCCAGCCTTGGACTGTCAAACACAACATTGCCTTTACAGCCACGTATGGTCATGTACGGTGTCAAACTGACGTCACGGGATACTATAAAGTGCCGCTCTTCGCTCGGACAGGGCCCTTCGTCTTTCAGCCGCTCGGTAAAGCTGCCCCGCCGACTTTGCGCTATGAAACGCAGGCGTTCTGGCTAACCTTCGGCAATCATCTCCTCAGTACCTATCCGCTTGAGGAGCGCCAAGCCGGGCTCTACTCGTTGGCGGGAGCGCTCCGCCTTGCAACTGCAGTCGAAGCGCTCTGCGACGTGTCAGACGTGGAAGCATTTGGCGTAGAGCACCATCCTGATACCGGAGTACCGACGGTGATCGTCTATGACACCGTCCCCGGTGGCGTTGGAATCAGTGAAACGGCATTTGCTGCGCTTGATCGGGTGCTTAATCGTGCTGAACAAATCCTCGTGGAGTGTCCGTACTGCTCCAAGCATCCCGAGAGTCGCGGTTGCCCACACTGTGTAACCGCCCAGTATGGCGATGAGCAAACCATCAATCGGCACGTCGCGATTGCCATCTGTAGAGCACTACGCACTGTTGCGGTTTAA
- a CDS encoding D-lyxose/D-mannose family sugar isomerase has translation MITRQQQQAAQRRALEYLQRAGIVLTPAEAAAIEVADFGLNDLERTGLQLVVYINTARVCAKELVLFPRQTCPEHRHPPIGDDPGKEETFRCRWGTVYLYVEGPPTPDPAARPPQGREQTYTVWHEIVLRPGEQYTIPPNTLHWFQAGDEGAVVSEFSTRSRDEYDIFTDPEIRRLPEIAADT, from the coding sequence ATGATTACGCGACAACAGCAGCAGGCAGCGCAGCGCCGTGCTCTGGAGTATCTGCAACGTGCCGGTATTGTGCTGACGCCGGCCGAAGCGGCAGCCATCGAGGTAGCCGATTTCGGCCTCAACGATCTGGAGCGCACCGGCCTCCAACTCGTTGTCTATATCAATACCGCGCGCGTCTGCGCCAAGGAGCTGGTGCTCTTCCCGCGCCAGACCTGTCCCGAGCATCGCCATCCGCCGATCGGCGACGACCCGGGCAAGGAGGAGACCTTCCGCTGTCGCTGGGGCACGGTCTATCTCTACGTCGAGGGTCCGCCTACGCCCGATCCCGCCGCGCGTCCGCCCCAAGGCCGCGAGCAGACCTACACCGTCTGGCACGAGATCGTGCTGCGGCCGGGCGAGCAATACACCATTCCGCCCAACACGCTGCACTGGTTCCAGGCCGGCGACGAGGGCGCGGTCGTGTCCGAGTTTTCGACGCGTAGCCGCGACGAGTACGATATCTTCACCGATCCTGAGATTCGGCGTCTGCCTGAAATCGCCGCCGATACCTGA
- a CDS encoding sigma-70 family RNA polymerase sigma factor, which translates to MNRVDSLHQQQQLLDMLRGTVRDYVTYAQIEGAMEALGLDPYTEVDLYTAVLEALDEQGIRVIDQDLSTEPQVDEDQGAEEIADEVVAELSRYQRSVEEYAHPLLTAEQERRLLEIYHDAQRAKRELAGELSEKQRRAAERRINAGEQALEELLRHNLRLIANVAYRVARYSSHLTLDDLIQEGRIGLMRAIEKFNLSTNIRLSTYATWWIRQAIYRAHADLDRTIRIPVHAVEACQRLNRLRLKFIARCGQEPSEEELAQLSGLSVQKIRLYQRITQSLVSLEKPVGDGDTMLGDLLPSSGPGPEVEAEAQELRANIRKALLTLSEREREVLILRYGLAEEECRTLEEIGNRLGVTRERIRQIEVKALMRLRRPQAAESLQDWL; encoded by the coding sequence ATGAACAGGGTAGATAGCCTCCATCAGCAGCAACAGCTTCTAGACATGCTGCGAGGCACGGTGCGGGACTATGTGACATATGCGCAAATTGAGGGGGCAATGGAGGCGCTGGGCCTCGATCCCTATACTGAAGTCGACCTCTACACCGCTGTGCTTGAGGCGCTGGACGAGCAGGGAATTCGGGTAATCGATCAGGATCTCTCTACCGAGCCGCAGGTAGACGAAGACCAAGGTGCTGAGGAGATTGCTGACGAGGTTGTTGCAGAGCTATCACGCTATCAGAGGAGTGTAGAGGAATATGCCCATCCTCTGCTTACCGCTGAGCAAGAGCGTCGCCTACTCGAAATTTATCATGATGCTCAGCGCGCCAAACGGGAGCTCGCTGGCGAGCTGTCGGAAAAGCAACGTCGGGCCGCCGAGCGCCGGATCAATGCTGGTGAGCAGGCCCTGGAGGAACTGTTGCGCCACAATCTACGTTTGATTGCGAATGTTGCTTACCGAGTAGCACGTTACTCATCTCACCTTACGCTCGATGATCTGATACAAGAAGGGCGTATTGGTTTGATGAGGGCGATCGAGAAGTTCAACCTAAGCACCAATATACGTCTATCGACATATGCAACATGGTGGATCAGACAGGCCATTTATCGAGCACATGCAGATTTGGATCGAACGATCCGCATTCCTGTTCACGCAGTTGAAGCCTGCCAACGGCTTAATAGATTGAGGCTCAAGTTCATTGCACGGTGTGGCCAGGAGCCAAGCGAGGAAGAACTGGCCCAACTTTCCGGTTTGAGTGTGCAGAAGATTCGGCTATACCAGCGTATAACCCAGTCGCTGGTTTCGCTTGAAAAGCCGGTCGGGGACGGTGACACCATGTTGGGCGATCTGCTCCCTTCGAGCGGCCCTGGACCTGAGGTTGAAGCAGAGGCTCAGGAGCTACGGGCCAACATCAGGAAAGCCCTGTTGACTCTCTCTGAGCGTGAGCGAGAGGTGCTGATCCTTCGCTACGGCTTGGCCGAGGAGGAGTGCCGAACCCTCGAAGAGATCGGCAACCGCCTGGGCGTGACCCGCGAGCGTATCCGTCAAATTGAGGTAAAGGCACTAATGCGACTGCGTCGACCACAGGCTGCCGAGAGCCTTCAAGATTGGCTATAA